Part of the Paenibacillus sp. FSL R7-0273 genome is shown below.
TATTTAGGTCAGTAAGCTTGCTTAAAAAATGAGGTAATGAGCTATTAGTGCCTTCAGCTTTTGAAACAAATAACTTAATGTAAAAGCTCTCTGCTCCCATTCATTCCACCGCCTTAACAGCATGCAAATTTATGAAAATTCAATTTTCACATTCCTCAACTATTCGGGTTGTACCAACGGTATTTATTAAAGAAAGCAAGAGATGTTGAGATCAGTCTTTCTAAGTTTCAAAGCTATTAAGGCTCTCTATATGGTTTTTGGGAGTACTTCAGTATCCAGCCATCTTCCGTATAAAGCTCACCGGCCAGCCCATCACTTAATTCCTTAATCTCGACTTCTCCTGTATCCTCTTCACTCCCGCTTCCCTTAAATAGCAGCTTGATCTTTTCTTCCTGCTCAAACAAATCCAGAACATTATGTAGTGTAGAATCAACAATTTGATTAACCAGACCCGTTACCATCTCTAAAGCCGGGCCGTCTAACCGCAATTGAGCCTCCTCATAAACGTTCACAGCACGCTTACTTTTTAATTGTCCAGTCAATATCTTTTCCCACTGCTCAATAGTCCTGTCTCGAACCTGATTTATAACCAGCTCTCCAAAATCATCTAATTTTTCTTTTCCGCCCATATCCTTCAATCCTTTTAATTTCTGTTTCGGCCCTTTCATTTAAAGCTCGGCACGAATCCCCCCTACAATATCTTCACATAAAAACAGCCCACAACCGTGGGCTTATACTCATTCTTATAAATCAATCATATGTCAAAATTCCAGCGTACGAAACGGTGGTATTTTGTCGAATGTGACGATCATATGCCGGTCAGCTAACCTGCGTATGCACCAGCAATCTTTTAATCGAACGGTTAGCCTCATGCAGCACGGTGTCCTTATCGACCGTCTTCAGCAGTCCTTTATCCATCAGGATCTCCCCGTCGACAATGGTCGTCTCGACATCGGCGCGGGTGGCGGAGTAGACAATCCGGGAGATCGGATCGACGTCATAGGACGGGAAGGTGTGGAAGTTGTAGAGGTTGAGGATCGCCAGGTCGGCTTTTTTGCCTACCTCGATGCTGCCGATCTGGTCTTCCATGCCGACTGCCTTGGCGCCGCCGATGGTAGCCATGCGGAAGACGCTGCGCGCATCCATCGTGGTCGGGCCGTGGTGGGGCTTCTGGATGACTGCGGCCAGCCGCATTTCGTTGAACATGTCAAGGTTGTTGTTGCACGGCGCTCCGTCGGCACCCAGACTAAGGTGGATGTGATCGTGCAGCATCCCCGGCGTATCAGCAATACCTGAAGCCAGCTTCAGGTTAGAGCCTGGACAGTGGCTGACATGCACCCCGCGGTCACGCAAAATCCGTTTCTCCTCGGCATCCAGCCAGACGCAGTGGGCCAGAATCAGGCGTTCGTTCGCCAGCCCCAGATGGTCGAGGTACACGACATTGCGCATGCCGGTCATCGCCTGGACGATTTCGATTTCTCCCTGATTCTCCGACGCGTGGGTGTGCACTTTGACATTATAGCGGGCCGACAGGTCACGGACTTCCTTAAGCAGCGGCTCTGTACAGGAGATCACGAATCTCGGTGAAAAAGCGTACTGGATCCGCCCGTTGCCGTAGCCGTTCCATTTTTCCAGCAGATCCACACTTTCCTGCAGCGAGGCTGCCGTGTCCTCCTGCAGCGCTTCCGGGACATCGCCGCCCTTCTGATCCATCATCACCTTGCCGGAGAGGGCGCGGATGCCGCTTTTGGCAATTGCCTGGAACGCAAAATCCGTATGGTTAACCGTCTCCATATCGACAATCGTCGTCGTGCCGCTGGAGATCAGCTCCCCGATCCCGAGCATGGCGGAGTAATACAGCGATTCCTCATCATGGGCGGCCTCCAGCGGCCAGATCCGTTTGCGCAGCCAGTCCATGAGCTCCAGGTCATCGCCTTTGCCGCGGAACAGCGTCTGGCAGAGATGAATATGGGTCTGCACAAAGCCGGGGATTACCGTTCGGTTCGTTGCATCAATAACCCGCTCTTCCCCCTGCGGCGTAAGCCCGCTGCCGATTTCCGTAATCAGATTGTCTATAATCCGGATATCGCCGTGGAAGATTTCCTCCTGCTTGTTCATTGTAATAATCTCCGCATTTTTGATCAGTATGTTGGCCATGTCCCGTTTCCCCCTCGTTTAATTCATAGATTGCCCGCTCATTCGTACAGCCAGATAACACAAAAAGGCCACAAAAACATGCCGCAGCACATTTTCGTAGCCAGAAATTTACGGTTCCCGGTAGAGACCCTTAAACCAATTATTAAGGATATACGAAAAAAAGGATTATTCAATTGCCTCTGAATAACCCCATAATAAACGAAGGACAAACTTAACGTCAACTAAATTAACATTTAAATCAATAAACACGGTTTAAATCACATTAAATCTAATGAATTCAATAAATACATGTTACTTTATATAACATTTTAAAACCTTATCAGAATTCCAACTTCGTCCAACCGATTACTCCTGAGCTCCATCCAGTACCTTCTCAAATACCGGGAAGCTCGCCGTACGCTGCGGGAAAAAGATTTCGCCTCTGCGTTCATATCCGAGCTTCGGATACAGGGCCAGGGCGGGGGTGTTTTTGGAATAGGTGTCCAGCCGGATGCT
Proteins encoded:
- a CDS encoding 5'-deoxyadenosine deaminase, whose amino-acid sequence is MANILIKNAEIITMNKQEEIFHGDIRIIDNLITEIGSGLTPQGEERVIDATNRTVIPGFVQTHIHLCQTLFRGKGDDLELMDWLRKRIWPLEAAHDEESLYYSAMLGIGELISSGTTTIVDMETVNHTDFAFQAIAKSGIRALSGKVMMDQKGGDVPEALQEDTAASLQESVDLLEKWNGYGNGRIQYAFSPRFVISCTEPLLKEVRDLSARYNVKVHTHASENQGEIEIVQAMTGMRNVVYLDHLGLANERLILAHCVWLDAEEKRILRDRGVHVSHCPGSNLKLASGIADTPGMLHDHIHLSLGADGAPCNNNLDMFNEMRLAAVIQKPHHGPTTMDARSVFRMATIGGAKAVGMEDQIGSIEVGKKADLAILNLYNFHTFPSYDVDPISRIVYSATRADVETTIVDGEILMDKGLLKTVDKDTVLHEANRSIKRLLVHTQVS